CAACCTCTTTCTATTGTAGACTTCTTCAATAAAATAGGGAGTCCTTTCAAGGACCTCTGTGTATGTCTCGTATTCAAACATATAGATCTCTCCAACTTTTAATCCTTACCTGTCCAAACTTATGCTGCGCCAGTTATTCAATTCAGATGCCTTATTCCTATATTCCACCACCAATGAGACCCGATAATGATATATTTGTGACTAAAGTTAAGGTAAAATTACTTTGATACCCATCATCCCGCAAAAATCGATTAGGGATTTGTACATTTCCTGGCCATAGCCGAGACATGCATACTCATTTTTCCAATTCTCCAGCAGACTCTCTATATCGCCTTCCACCTTTATAAAAGCATGCGGCCATGACGGTATTCCGCATTCCTTCCTTCTCTTTTCTATTTCATCAGCCGGTGGTTCAAAAATAGAGCATTTTACGATAACCATCTCAAATTTGCCATTATTTCTGCCAAGTCTTGCCAGCACTCCCTGTCCGGGCTTACATACAAGACTAACCGATAAGCCTCCAGCCTTGCCTTCGGTGGGTACACCATGCTCGGCAAATTTAGCTTCTCCTACACTACCCGCAAGCGATGGGGGTATAGCTCCATCCCCTATTATCTTTATTTCATTATTGTCCTTATCTATATGCTGCAGGTCCCCATAGTATACTCTCTCCCTGCTTAGCTTGGTTAGAAGCACCACGGTCATAAGCGTATTGAAATCTGACAGCGTGGACGTAGGTATACCATCTTCAAGCATCATGCTTTGAGCAAAACAAGTGGCAGCATAGTCATCTGCCATACCGGGAAATGACTGAATGGTATAAAAATCAAAGCCCTCTTTCTTAAGTATTTCTTTGAGGGCAAGATACAGCCGGATTGACCTTTGAGCAACTTCATCCAGCTCTGGAACTTCTCCAAAGAATTCTTTAAGCCTGGGTAAAAATTCTGAGATTTGACTATCACTAATGCTTTTTGCTAATTCTATCAGCTGGGTTGTATCCCTTGAATCGATATCTACTCCAAAAACCCGCATCCATTGCGAAGGATCTGCCACCCCGCATGTTTGACCCATTCCTCTTCCTCCAAAAACACCGGCAGTAGTCATATTCAGATAATTTTTCAAGCCGGCTGCTTTACAGTAGCTTATTATGGTGTCAATATCTTTCTTACTATCTGAAGAGCCATAAACAAATTTATGCTTTAATCCAATCTCCTTTAAGGCCGCACTCATAACCAGGCCCCCTACAGGTCTCCATCCCTGTGAACCAGGATGGGTCCAGATAAGTATTTCCTTTCCTGAATTTACATAATCCCTTACTGCTGCAATCAGATTTGCAGCCCAGACCCAAGTTCCGGAAAAAAGTATTACACAGTCAATAGTTTCATCATTCTTCATCTTCCTGAATGCTTCCCTGGCTTCCTTTTTGGTAGCTATAATGGTATCATAATCAACTATTTCCATGCCCTCTTTTTTAAGTGAATCTTTTGAGTTATTGATAATTTCTTCATCAATAAATTCCGTGCCCATTGGATCCTTTAGGCCATCCTTGTGAACACCATAGACAATGAATCCTACTTTTGGTTTTAACATTAGCTACCCCTCTCTAAAATATTAATTTAGAATAGAAAAACTATTCTCAAGCCAACTAATTTATGGCATCTACATTTATATATATATCTTACTTGTTAACATATTATCATAACCATGGTTTACATATTACGTTATATGGAAACCAAACAATCTTATTCAGAACTAAATTATGTCCAAGTTTAATACTTCTAAAATGAAAGTAATAATATTTACCTTCCTGGGTTACCATCTGAAATTATTTTTTTGGGCTATGCACTTGATTCAAGTACCCACTACATATAGTAGTATAAAAACCCATAATCTCATCCTTAAAAATCTTTTCCCGGTAAAGGATCAAGGGCAACAGCCTGTTGTACAAGACGGAAAAAGAGCTTGCCCCGGGATTTAGATGTTCTCCGGTTAAAACGGAACGTAAATTCATCGAGATAATAGTCAAGGTGAGAAGTTTGCACTGCTCCCTGGTGAGTCCCCAGAAGCCAGCGCTTTAGCAAACTTGCTACCCTATTGCACCTGGGCAGCAGATTTTCCCCTACCTCAGCCTCTTTGCGGACTATTTCATGGACATAGCCTGCTGTATTCAGCCCCCTATACCCATTCCATCCATCTGTATATACAAAGCTTCCCGGCTCTACAGCTTTGTCTATAGCCTCCTCCAAACTCTCTCCGGATGCATCGGGCACCCTCTGAAGCCTGATTCTTCCTATTCTGGGTCCGTCAATTTGTGCAATAATTACCACCAGTGCTTTTCTGCCGGCACCCCGGCCACGTTTGCCCTTTCTTTGTCCACCGATATAGGTTTCATCCACTTCCACTACACCGGATAATCTATCACGGCCAGGCCTTACCATGGCACGGCGCAGTTTATGAAGCCACTTCCAGGCAGTCCGGTAACTTCCAAGTTCTAAAGCACGCTGCAAGCCCAGTGCACTAACCCCCTGTTTCTGGTTGGTAGCATACCACATCGCCCTAAACCACAGCAGCAGCGGCTTCTTGGTATCTTGAAATATTGTCCCTGCTGTTAATGCAGTCTGATGGCCGCAGTTTGCACAGTGATACAATTTATTGCCGGTCAACCAGGCTTTTTCTCCCTGGCAGCTGGGACATTTAAACCCATCAGGCCAGCGGACCTTAAATAGGTACTCCCTGCAAGCATCTTCGGTTGCAAATTTTTTCTCAAACTCCATAATTGTCCGTGGAAAATCTTCCATGAGCCATATACTATATGTTGTACCTACTTGAGTCAAGTGCATAGCCCAATTATTTTTTATCAGTTTTTTGACACTATTCTTTTACCGCTCCTGCTGTAAGCCCCTTAATTATGTAACGCTGGAATATCAGAACAAAAAGTACAGGGAAAATAATTGCCAGAATAGCTGAAGCAGTAATATTGCCATATTCTATCTGGTATTTAGTGACAAACTGTGCCAGTGCCAATGGTAGGGTCTGCGTCCTCTCAACATTAACCAAAGCCATTGCACCCATAAACTCACCCATGGAAAAAACAAAACATATGACTCCTGCTGAAACAATTCCGGGTAAGGAGAGCGGTACGATTACTCTCATAAGCGCTCCAACCTTAGATGCTCCATCTATTCGTGCTGAATCTTCAAGGTCCCTGGGAATTGTCTTAAAATAACTGTATAATATCCAGGTTACTATAGGCAATAGCCAGGATATTTGAAGAATTATCAGACCTTGAAGTGTATTGGTAAGCCTGAGTTGTTTAAATATCAAATAAAAAGGTATAAGGAGGGCAACCGGCGGCAACATTTCTACAAATATAAGTGCAATAAACATAATATTTGACCCTTTGAACTTCAACCTGGCGAAAGCATATGCAGCAAAAATCCCGAATATAATACAGGCACCGGTAGTGACTATAGCTACTATCAAACTATTTTTCAATGCTATGGCAATATTTACCCTCCCCCCGCCAAGAACACTGATGAAATTTTGCAAGGTTATATTTCTAGGTATAAAATTCGGAGTTGGCAGATAAAGCTGCCCCGAGGGTTGAATGCTGGTCGCTAAAATCCAGTAAAAGGGAAACAAAAAGAAAATCATAACTGCTATAACAGCAAGATAGAGCATTAATCTTTTTAATCTTTTGACGTTTACCCATCTTTTTTTCATCTTATTGTGCCTCACCGGTCCTTCTTAAAATAATTACATAAACAACGGTTATAGTCATGGATATGGATAGGATTATATATGATATTGCTGATGCGTATGATAGATGATAGAACTTGAAGGCATTATACCAGTCAAATAAAGTTGCATTAGTAGTTATATTTCCTGGTCCACCTCTGGTAAGCACAAAAAATAGGTCAAAAGCATTAATAGCAAAAATTGTCCCTAGAATGGTTGAAATAAAGATTGGGAACTTTACCATAGGTAAGGTTATATAGAAAAAATTCTTTATAGCTCCGCCCCCATCTATTCGTGCAGCTTCATAAATGTCATCAGGAATTGTCTGTAGGCCTGCAAGTATAATAATTACAAAAAAAGGAGTACCTTGCCAGACATCTGCCAGGATAACACAGGGCATGGCAAAAGTCCGGGTGGACAGAAAAGGAATATATGATTCTATTATACCAACTTTATCCAGGAGGAAGTTGATAACTCCGACCTTTGAATGCAGCATCCATTTCCACATAAGTCCAACCACTATAAAAGGTGTGGCCCAGGGAATTATTATTAAAGCTCTAGCCAAACTTCTTCCAACGAAATTTTCTTTCAACATCAATGCTATAAGTATTCCCAGTATAAGTTTTACAAGAACTGCAAAAAAAACAAATGTGGCGGAAACTTTTAAAGAATTAATAAAGGCTGAATCAGTAAACGCTCTAACATATTGAAAAATCCCAACGAAATTATAATCATGTATGTTGGCGAATTTTACATCACCAAAACTCATAACAAATGAATATATAAGCGGATACAAAACAACACCTACGACCAGTATCAGAGTTGGAATAACAAGAACCGCTACTAACTTTCTATTGCTATGTTCAAAATTGAATAGTTTTAAAAAAAACCTTTTCACTGTATTAAACTCCTGCCCATATATTACAGTTTATTTAAGTTGGTACCTTCTTAAGACTTAAGAAGGTACCAACCCGTGGCTTAAAGTACTAATTTTTTGTTAAATTATCCTTGTGGCACCGGTGTAAGCTGGTCAGCAAATTCCTGAAGTGCAGCACAAGCGTCTTCAGCACTCATCTCACCTAATAATGCCGGATGGATCCTGTTAGCTGTTTCTATCCTTAACTCATACGTAGATTCAACTGGCGGGAATTGATCAGCTAGATTACCTTTAACCATTTCGATGACGTCTAGATACGGAAGAGCTTCTGCTATTTCAGGGTCATCATACTGTTCACTATAAACAGGCATAGATTTATCAACCAGCGATCTTGTTTTTGTGTTTTCATAGGTTGCTATAAATCTAATATACTCTGCTGCCAGTTCTGGATTTTCTGCTGATTCAGGAATTAATAGATACTCGTGTCCGTCTAGCGTTCCTGTCATACCTTGCTCTCTTCCCGGGAAAGCAAAATAACCAGTGTTATTAAACTGCTCCTCGGTTAAGAAACCGGAATACATCTCCCACATGGACATCATAGCAATATCGCCCTGGTCAAACAGGGATGAAACTTCCTGCTGGATCTGAACCAGTACTCCAGGATCTATCAGATCTTCCTCTAGTAAAGATCTCATAAATTCTACAGTCATAACAGTTTCTGGAGCATCAAAAT
The genomic region above belongs to Actinomycetes bacterium and contains:
- a CDS encoding IS1595 family transposase → MEDFPRTIMEFEKKFATEDACREYLFKVRWPDGFKCPSCQGEKAWLTGNKLYHCANCGHQTALTAGTIFQDTKKPLLLWFRAMWYATNQKQGVSALGLQRALELGSYRTAWKWLHKLRRAMVRPGRDRLSGVVEVDETYIGGQRKGKRGRGAGRKALVVIIAQIDGPRIGRIRLQRVPDASGESLEEAIDKAVEPGSFVYTDGWNGYRGLNTAGYVHEIVRKEAEVGENLLPRCNRVASLLKRWLLGTHQGAVQTSHLDYYLDEFTFRFNRRTSKSRGKLFFRLVQQAVALDPLPGKDF
- a CDS encoding carbohydrate ABC transporter permease produces the protein MKKRWVNVKRLKRLMLYLAVIAVMIFFLFPFYWILATSIQPSGQLYLPTPNFIPRNITLQNFISVLGGGRVNIAIALKNSLIVAIVTTGACIIFGIFAAYAFARLKFKGSNIMFIALIFVEMLPPVALLIPFYLIFKQLRLTNTLQGLIILQISWLLPIVTWILYSYFKTIPRDLEDSARIDGASKVGALMRVIVPLSLPGIVSAGVICFVFSMGEFMGAMALVNVERTQTLPLALAQFVTKYQIEYGNITASAILAIIFPVLFVLIFQRYIIKGLTAGAVKE
- a CDS encoding sugar ABC transporter permease, producing the protein MKRFFLKLFNFEHSNRKLVAVLVIPTLILVVGVVLYPLIYSFVMSFGDVKFANIHDYNFVGIFQYVRAFTDSAFINSLKVSATFVFFAVLVKLILGILIALMLKENFVGRSLARALIIIPWATPFIVVGLMWKWMLHSKVGVINFLLDKVGIIESYIPFLSTRTFAMPCVILADVWQGTPFFVIIILAGLQTIPDDIYEAARIDGGGAIKNFFYITLPMVKFPIFISTILGTIFAINAFDLFFVLTRGGPGNITTNATLFDWYNAFKFYHLSYASAISYIILSISMTITVVYVIILRRTGEAQ